One part of the Humulus lupulus chromosome 9, drHumLupu1.1, whole genome shotgun sequence genome encodes these proteins:
- the LOC133800084 gene encoding uncharacterized protein LOC133800084, translating into MKVPKTITYNSLVDQLYTLIGADKSRIDLDLNVIYHFGSKGIPPSLISNDDDVAFFLDEIGTSINHRTPLCVSTIEKRSNDPLVTKTRELYTIPPVETKVNDDFCIDGNENSCDDDNNDADGNEDSCDGDNNDADGNEDSWEKGSTSASTAQLLTSSSSINSWEIKEGQIFENKQELKMKLHLYALKKNFEFKVKKSAKNIWCTVCVDDKCKWRLRATKLVNSNMFEVRKFFGEHTCSLDVRHKDHRQASPWLIGHVIRRKFEGDDVNYKPRSIVKDMSLSYGVHMSYAKAWRCREHALAYIRDTPESSFQKLPSFLYMMEQKNPGTVTHLQMDNEGRFKYCFMALGVSIMGFKTYIRPVICVDGTFSTTRCGGTLLCAMGQDANKQIYPIAFSVVNSENNDSWLYFLLRLKEAIGEVENLVFVSNRHTSIASALTKNFPEAHHGACIHHVSMNIRAKFKTDHCHEEFFLAAKAYRKREFLRHFEKIKFKDLAIAQ; encoded by the exons ATGAAGGTGCCAAAGACTATCACTTACAATAGTCTTGTTGATCAATTGTATACTTTAATCGGAGCTGACAAGTCTCGTATTGATCTTGACTTAAATGTAATCTATCATTTTGGAAGTAAAGGTATCCCTCCATCTTTAATTAGTAATGATGATGATGTTGCTTTTTTTCTTGATGAGATAGGAACATCTATCAATCATCGGACACCCCTATGTGTGTCTACTATAGAGAAGAGAAGTAATGATCCTTTGGTTACTAAAACACGTGAGTTGTATACTATTCCTCCAGTTGAAACCAAAGTGAATGATGATTTTTGCATTGATGGCAATGAAAACAGttgtgatgatgataataatgatgcagATGGCAATGAAGATAGTTGTGATGGTGATAATAATGATGCAGATGGCAATGAAGACAGtt GGGAAAAAGGCTCTACTTCAGCCTCAACAGCTCAATTACTGACATCTTCTTCGAGTATCAATTCGTGGGAAATAAAAGAGGGTCAAATATTTGAGAACAAGCAAGAGTTGAAGATGAAACTCCATCTTTATGCATTAAAGAAAAACTTTGAGTTTAAAGTAAAGAAGTCTGCGAAAAATATATGGTGTACAGTATGTGTTGATGATAAATGCAAATGGAGGTTGAGGGCTACAAAATTGGTTAATTCCAATATGTTCGAGGTTCGTAAATTTTTCGGTGAACACACATGCTCATTGGATGTTCGACATAAAGATCACCGTCAGGCATCCCCATGGCTTATTGGACATGTCATAAGGAGAAAATTTGAGGGTGATGATGTTAATTACAAGCCAAGGTCAATTGTAAAAGATATGAGTTTATCATATGGAGTTCATATGAGCTATGCTAAAGCTTGGAGGTGTCGAGAGCATGCATTGGCTTACATAAGAGATACACCAGAATCATCATTTCAGAAACTTCCCTCATTTCTATACATGATGGAGCAAAAAAATCCTGGAACTGTTACTCATTTGCAGATGGACAATGAAGGTAGGTTCAAATATTGCTTCATGGCCTTAGGTGTTTCTATAATGGGGTTTAAAACATATATTCGCCCAGTTATATGTGTAGATGGAACCTTCTCGACTACTCGGTGTGGAGGTACTTTGTTATGTGCCATGGGACAAGATGCTAACAAGCAAATATATCCAATTGCATTTTCAGTAGTTAACTCAGAGAATAATGACTCATGGTTGTATTTTCTACTGAGGTTGAAGGAAGCGATTGGTGAAGTGGAGAATCTAGTATTCGTGTCTAATAGACATACTAGTATAGCAAGTGCCTTGACTAAAAATTTTCCTGAGGCACACCACGGTGCTTGTATACATCATGTTAGCATGAATATCCGTGCGAAGTTCAAAACTGACCATTGCCATGAAGAATTCTTCCTTGCAGCGAAAGCTTATAGAAAGCGAGAGTTTTTACGCCATTTTGAGAAGATTAAATTCAAAGATCTTGCAATTGCTCAATAA